ATCTGTGGCTTCAACTCGATCCTTGTTTTTGAGAGCTCCTCAAGAGACCCATAGCAGATCCTCTGCCCCGGCGATCCAAGCCCCGCAGCACCAATCCCAAGCCTATATCTAAACCCCGGATCACCCTCCTCGGATGCTATCGATATAAGGATTCTCGAGGCCTCGTCAAAGCCCATAAAGTAGTTTTCCTCAGCGCTTAGCTCGAGCAGTAATAGCACGTGTAGCCCTCGATCTATTGCTTCTCTTATCCTTCTATAGATACCACTAGCCTCCTCCCTACTCCTCGGCCTAACAACGCTCATCACCCTCCCAAGCCTATATACCATGAGGCCTGCATAGCCTAGAGAGGAGGTTATCGCTGAGACGCCTGGGATATATGTGTAGCTATACCCCCTTCTAACAGCCTCAGTAGCTATGTATATATGGGTAGTAGCAGCCATGGGATCTCCCCAGCATGCTAGACAGACCCTCTCACCCCTTTCCAGAGCCTCAAAAAGAGGTC
Above is a window of Sulfolobales archaeon DNA encoding:
- the dph5 gene encoding diphthine synthase translates to MSPGGGHLYIVGLGLSPMFITLEAIKVLKSCDHIFYEDYTSLPANGSIEDVEAIVGRRFVRLGRRDLEDLSARPLFEALERGERVCLACWGDPMAATTHIYIATEAVRRGYSYTYIPGVSAITSSLGYAGLMVYRLGRVMSVVRPRSREEASGIYRRIREAIDRGLHVLLLLELSAEENYFMGFDEASRILISIASEEGDPGFRYRLGIGAAGLGSPGQRICYGSLEELSKTRIELKPQILLLLGELYFTEKEYIDSMVKRYGKCWGSL